One stretch of Filifactor alocis ATCC 35896 DNA includes these proteins:
- a CDS encoding GTP pyrophosphokinase, whose product MYDQPLNSTVLKSASIPKDLGDFYEEMKPFRFSMMKYECVIREIKTKLEVLNSEMSIRNKRNPIKMVQTRIKQPASIIEKLKRRNLPISVESMEKNLNDIAGLRVICSFIDDIYELSGMLEKQDDVKIIEIKDYFKNPKPNGYRSYHMIVEVPVFFSDHKEFIRAELQIRTIAMDFWASLEHHLRYKKKTIDSEDIGAKLLECANVIADTDQKMQEILYQIMDRIEESDK is encoded by the coding sequence ATGTACGATCAACCGTTGAACAGTACAGTTTTGAAATCGGCGAGCATACCCAAAGATTTGGGAGATTTTTATGAAGAAATGAAGCCGTTTCGATTTTCGATGATGAAATACGAATGTGTCATTCGGGAAATCAAAACAAAACTGGAAGTGCTCAATAGTGAGATGTCTATTCGAAACAAACGAAATCCGATTAAGATGGTACAGACAAGAATTAAGCAGCCTGCCAGTATTATCGAAAAATTAAAAAGACGAAATTTGCCGATTTCTGTAGAGTCTATGGAAAAGAATTTGAATGATATTGCAGGACTTCGTGTCATCTGTTCTTTTATTGATGATATTTATGAGCTTTCGGGAATGCTTGAAAAGCAAGATGATGTTAAAATTATAGAAATCAAAGATTATTTCAAGAATCCGAAACCAAACGGATATCGAAGTTATCATATGATAGTGGAAGTTCCTGTGTTCTTTTCGGATCACAAGGAATTTATTCGAGCGGAATTACAAATTCGAACGATTGCGATGGACTTTTGGGCGAGCTTGGAACATCATTTGCGTTACAAAAAAAAGACGATTGATTCGGAAGACATCGGTGCAAAATTATTGGAATGTGCGAATGTGATTGCAGATACAGATCAAAAGATGCAAGAAATATTGTATCAAATTATGGATCGGATTGAAGAGAGTGATAAGTAG
- a CDS encoding electron transfer flavoprotein subunit beta/FixA family protein, whose product MKILVCVKQVPSVSHVEIDRKTNNLIREGVPSIVNPADKHAVEQALQLKEKFGGTVSILCMSTPDGIKSIKECIAMGADNGYLASDRAYGGSDTLATGYILSSCIKHIGEFDVIFTGTQAIDGDTGQVGPEVAELLGYSQITYVREVEAYEDKVIAYRDSNNGIEKVESSYPVVLTISREAQEPRKMTDEGLQRAEEADIPVLDAATVGIDTDRSGRNGSATIVHNVFPPALLEKGTKIQEATEEESVKKLVSILLKENLIG is encoded by the coding sequence ATGAAAATCTTAGTCTGTGTCAAACAAGTTCCATCCGTTTCACATGTCGAAATCGATCGAAAAACAAATAACCTTATTCGTGAAGGTGTTCCTTCTATTGTAAACCCTGCCGACAAACACGCAGTAGAACAAGCACTTCAACTGAAAGAAAAATTCGGAGGTACTGTAAGTATCTTGTGTATGAGCACACCTGACGGTATAAAATCTATCAAGGAATGTATCGCTATGGGAGCTGACAACGGTTATCTTGCAAGCGATCGTGCATACGGAGGATCAGATACCTTAGCAACGGGATATATCCTGTCTTCCTGCATCAAACATATCGGGGAGTTTGATGTGATTTTCACAGGAACACAAGCTATCGACGGAGATACCGGACAAGTCGGTCCGGAAGTTGCAGAGTTGCTCGGTTATTCTCAAATCACTTATGTCAGAGAAGTAGAAGCATACGAAGACAAAGTGATTGCTTACCGTGATTCCAATAACGGTATCGAAAAGGTAGAATCTTCTTATCCTGTTGTGCTTACTATCAGCAGAGAAGCACAGGAACCACGCAAAATGACAGACGAAGGATTGCAAAGAGCCGAAGAGGCAGACATTCCTGTTTTAGATGCAGCAACTGTAGGTATTGATACAGATCGTTCCGGTCGTAACGGTTCTGCAACAATTGTTCACAATGTTTTTCCACCTGCATTGTTGGAAAAAGGCACAAAAATTCAAGAAGCAACGGAAGAGGAATCTGTAAAGAAATTAGTTTCCATTCTTTTGAAAGAAAATTTGATTGGATAG
- the phaC gene encoding class III poly(R)-hydroxyalkanoic acid synthase subunit PhaC codes for MYKICDWKKNFEDNIRIQRKFLEGFETMMHLNDTKPGFSEKTEVYAEDKMRLYHYKPLKKDIVSVPTLIIYALVNRETMMDLQEDNSFVKNMLDDNQDLYIIDWGYPTQEDMYLTLEDYIEEYIFNAVEAVKEDSGSEKINILGVCQGGTLSLIYSALHPENVNALVTMVTPVDFSTDDGLLFRWSKNLDIDKMVDAYGVIPGDFMNNGFLTLKPISLMISKYLNLIDDFDKPDVMHNFLTMENWIFDSPGQAGETIRQFINDLYKKNKLVKGELMIGKKRVNLKNITMPVLNIYAEKDHIVPPESSKPLDQYVGTKDIETHSIPTGHIGMYVSSKSKRQVAPLISEWLKKKSKSLKK; via the coding sequence ATGTATAAGATTTGCGATTGGAAAAAGAACTTTGAAGATAACATTAGGATACAAAGAAAGTTTTTGGAAGGCTTTGAGACGATGATGCATTTGAATGATACAAAACCGGGTTTTTCAGAAAAAACAGAAGTTTATGCAGAGGATAAGATGAGACTTTATCATTACAAACCACTCAAAAAAGATATTGTTTCCGTTCCGACTCTTATTATCTATGCTCTTGTCAATCGCGAGACGATGATGGATTTACAGGAGGACAACAGCTTTGTCAAAAACATGCTTGATGACAATCAGGACTTATATATCATTGACTGGGGATATCCTACGCAAGAAGACATGTATCTGACTTTAGAAGACTATATTGAAGAATATATTTTCAATGCTGTGGAAGCTGTAAAAGAGGATTCCGGCAGCGAGAAGATAAATATCCTCGGAGTTTGTCAAGGAGGGACTCTATCCTTGATTTACAGTGCTCTTCATCCGGAGAATGTCAATGCTCTTGTAACTATGGTCACACCTGTAGATTTTTCGACAGATGACGGTCTTCTCTTTCGTTGGAGCAAAAATTTGGATATTGATAAAATGGTTGATGCTTACGGAGTTATTCCCGGAGACTTTATGAACAATGGATTTTTAACATTAAAACCGATTTCTTTGATGATTAGTAAGTATCTTAATCTTATTGATGACTTTGACAAACCGGATGTGATGCATAATTTTTTGACGATGGAAAATTGGATTTTTGACAGTCCGGGACAAGCGGGAGAAACGATACGCCAATTTATCAACGATTTATACAAGAAGAACAAGTTGGTTAAAGGAGAGTTGATGATAGGTAAAAAACGGGTGAATCTCAAGAATATTACTATGCCTGTCTTAAACATCTATGCTGAAAAGGATCATATCGTTCCTCCTGAGTCCAGCAAGCCTCTTGACCAATATGTAGGAACAAAGGATATTGAAACTCATAGCATTCCTACAGGACATATCGGAATGTATGTGAGCTCCAAATCAAAAAGACAGGTAGCGCCTTTAATCTCAGAATGGCTCAAAAAGAAATCTAAAAGTTTGAAAAAATAA
- a CDS encoding Na+/H+ antiporter NhaC family protein, with protein MAEGITLLLFLLQICLCIMTGRDILYALAGSLLCFSTYCFYRGHSVKQLFRMWMIGIKRIKGILIILMLIGMLTATWRSSGAISFMVYHGIHIISPKYFILSVFLCCSFVSFLLGSCFGSSGTVGVLCMTMGYTMGINPVVTAGAIISGAFFGDRSSPMSSSALLVAELTRTDIYETVIKMLKTAFIPFTISCFLYYLHTTEQVSNAEILQKIESFQQFFTLSPIVCIPVVLMILLSAFRTPIQIIMSCSVLCASVISVMIQKMTLSSLLRCIIFGFRPDSQDATILLLSGGGIASMIRVIFIIIISACYLGIFQQTPLLSRINHIVTVFANKTTSFFALMITSIFMNMIGCNQSLGTMLTLHFFEPIVPDKKVLALYLENSCIIIAGWIPWNIMLSVPLATIGAEVNSLRYAYFVFLLPFYFLLVDTISVKKKQSSNIM; from the coding sequence ATGGCTGAAGGAATTACTCTGTTATTGTTTTTACTTCAAATCTGTCTTTGTATCATGACGGGACGAGATATCCTATATGCTCTTGCAGGCTCTCTTCTTTGTTTTTCCACATACTGTTTTTATCGCGGACACTCTGTCAAACAATTATTCCGAATGTGGATGATTGGTATCAAAAGAATCAAAGGCATCCTGATTATTCTGATGTTAATCGGAATGCTTACTGCTACTTGGCGTTCAAGCGGTGCCATCTCTTTTATGGTATATCACGGAATTCATATTATTTCCCCAAAGTATTTTATCCTGTCCGTTTTTTTGTGCTGTAGCTTTGTATCATTTCTGTTGGGAAGTTGTTTCGGTTCATCAGGAACGGTTGGAGTGTTATGTATGACTATGGGTTATACAATGGGCATCAATCCTGTTGTTACAGCGGGTGCAATTATATCAGGCGCTTTTTTCGGTGACCGTTCTTCTCCTATGTCGTCCAGTGCACTATTGGTTGCGGAGTTAACACGAACTGATATCTATGAAACTGTTATTAAAATGTTAAAAACAGCCTTCATTCCATTTACTATCTCCTGTTTCCTCTACTACCTACACACTACAGAACAGGTATCTAATGCGGAAATTCTTCAAAAAATAGAATCCTTTCAACAGTTCTTCACACTTTCTCCGATAGTATGTATTCCTGTCGTGTTGATGATTCTGCTTTCCGCTTTCCGCACACCCATTCAAATCATTATGAGTTGCAGCGTGCTATGTGCATCTGTGATATCTGTCATGATACAAAAGATGACACTGTCTTCCCTCTTACGATGTATTATCTTCGGATTTCGTCCCGATTCACAGGATGCTACCATTCTTTTGTTATCAGGCGGAGGAATTGCATCGATGATTCGTGTTATTTTTATTATTATTATCTCTGCCTGTTATCTTGGGATTTTTCAGCAAACACCGCTTCTTTCCCGAATCAATCATATTGTGACTGTCTTTGCCAACAAAACAACCTCATTTTTTGCATTGATGATAACTTCGATTTTTATGAATATGATTGGTTGTAATCAAAGTTTGGGAACTATGCTGACCTTACATTTTTTTGAACCGATTGTTCCTGACAAAAAAGTCCTTGCACTTTACTTAGAGAACAGCTGCATTATCATTGCAGGTTGGATTCCTTGGAACATCATGCTCTCCGTTCCGCTTGCAACCATCGGTGCAGAGGTAAACTCTCTCAGATATGCATATTTTGTTTTTTTACTTCCGTTTTATTTTCTTCTTGTCGATACGATTTCTGTAAAAAAGAAACAATCATCAAATATAATGTAA
- a CDS encoding VanW family protein codes for MQLKKIISATLLLGLLGSSAVFADVEPNPAETPNPTATDEQSYNSETEPTENTSDDTVPTDLEVLDSLDENYYNQEQVTPPVLKVISLGKSTSNFASSPSNRKFNIKKAVNALNGKVIQPGEIFDFNRIVGPTSQATGYRNAKVITDGEFVDGYGGGVCQVSSTLFNAALNSGMDIVQRRNHSLRISYYPAGYDAAVNYGSLNFKFKNTYKVPVKIKATADNKNITIELVALQDTTKKVVSLSREKKGDNTFVISRKIKENNVIIKKDTFRSTYGIKKK; via the coding sequence TTGCAACTAAAAAAAATCATTTCAGCAACACTGCTATTGGGACTTCTCGGAAGTTCTGCTGTCTTTGCAGATGTAGAACCAAATCCGGCTGAGACACCGAATCCCACAGCTACCGATGAACAATCTTATAATTCGGAAACAGAACCTACAGAAAATACTTCTGATGATACCGTTCCGACCGACTTAGAAGTCTTAGATTCCTTGGATGAAAATTACTATAATCAAGAGCAAGTGACCCCACCGGTTCTAAAGGTGATTTCTCTTGGAAAATCAACTTCCAATTTTGCTTCTTCCCCATCCAACAGAAAATTCAATATAAAAAAAGCTGTGAACGCTTTAAACGGAAAAGTGATACAACCGGGCGAAATATTTGATTTCAACCGCATAGTAGGTCCTACTTCTCAAGCAACAGGTTATCGAAATGCAAAAGTTATCACCGACGGAGAATTTGTAGACGGATATGGCGGAGGAGTTTGTCAAGTGTCTTCTACCTTGTTTAATGCCGCCTTAAACAGCGGAATGGACATTGTTCAAAGAAGAAATCACTCTTTGCGCATCTCCTACTATCCTGCAGGATATGATGCAGCTGTAAACTACGGTTCTTTGAACTTTAAGTTCAAAAACACCTACAAAGTTCCCGTAAAAATTAAGGCAACCGCTGATAATAAGAATATTACAATCGAGTTGGTTGCGCTTCAAGATACTACAAAAAAAGTGGTTTCTCTTTCTCGTGAGAAGAAGGGAGATAACACCTTTGTTATTTCCAGAAAAATCAAAGAAAATAATGTCATTATCAAAAAAGACACCTTCCGTTCCACTTATGGTATCAAGAAAAAATAA
- a CDS encoding electron transfer flavoprotein subunit alpha/FixB family protein, protein MEYKNIWVIIEKSDNKPVQVCLEILGKGRELADQKGEKLVAVLIGENNEESAKMLIEYGADEVINVESPLYKHYTTDGFTTVLDQLIDKYKPFAILIGATNNGKDLGGRISARRKLGLVAHCTDIYWNEEKTDLMWVRPTFDGKLYSTILTATLPQIGSLGSNVFRGNKPDASRQGVITNETIELSPEDIRTKVLEFIKNETESGKEVSLKDAKIVVSCGLGIQEEKNIQIVKDFAKLVGGALGCTKPLVDKGWLPKENQVGTTGTKVAPKIYFAFGISGALPHIGGMKKSDLIIAVNNDPNAPIFKTAHYGIVGDLFKAIPALTEELKDIF, encoded by the coding sequence ATGGAATACAAAAATATATGGGTCATCATCGAAAAATCAGATAATAAACCGGTTCAAGTTTGCCTTGAAATATTAGGAAAAGGACGCGAGTTAGCAGACCAAAAAGGCGAAAAACTTGTTGCGGTACTCATTGGAGAAAATAACGAAGAATCTGCAAAAATGTTAATTGAATACGGTGCTGATGAAGTTATCAATGTAGAGTCTCCACTCTACAAACACTATACAACAGACGGATTTACAACGGTATTGGATCAATTGATTGATAAATATAAACCGTTTGCGATTCTAATCGGTGCAACAAACAATGGGAAAGACCTCGGAGGAAGAATTTCAGCAAGAAGAAAACTCGGACTTGTTGCTCACTGTACAGACATTTATTGGAATGAAGAAAAAACAGATTTGATGTGGGTTAGACCGACATTTGACGGAAAATTATATTCCACGATTTTAACAGCTACGCTTCCTCAAATCGGATCTCTTGGAAGCAATGTATTCCGTGGAAACAAACCGGATGCCTCTCGACAAGGAGTCATCACAAACGAAACGATTGAATTATCTCCGGAAGATATTCGTACCAAGGTGTTGGAATTTATCAAAAATGAAACAGAATCCGGAAAAGAAGTATCCCTAAAAGATGCAAAAATTGTTGTTTCATGCGGACTTGGAATTCAAGAAGAAAAAAATATTCAAATCGTAAAAGATTTTGCAAAATTGGTCGGTGGTGCCTTGGGTTGTACAAAACCTTTGGTAGACAAGGGATGGTTGCCAAAAGAAAATCAAGTGGGTACTACAGGAACTAAAGTCGCTCCAAAAATCTACTTTGCATTCGGTATTTCCGGTGCACTTCCTCATATCGGCGGAATGAAAAAATCAGACCTTATCATTGCAGTAAACAACGATCCCAATGCACCTATTTTCAAAACGGCACATTACGGTATCGTCGGAGATTTATTTAAGGCAATTCCGGCTCTGACAGAAGAGTTAAAAGATATTTTTTAA
- a CDS encoding poly(R)-hydroxyalkanoic acid synthase subunit PhaE, which produces MNNDFLKNMVESQKNMMAMWQDMYKNMAHTNDDPYTKAFGDFLEMQKNYMNFFSSFMQPTSNFGEMPFPFMGMNQWNETQKSMNEYFDKFKQYYNPLEIGKTFSPAVKDVFEKMMNANTYYLNMYQLWRELENTNIKPATDEMKKFSAMLVEKYNPIFKDMVVPLLPQEFQPLIRNTFDLFKTYIDTSVDFYTPWTNNYTNLRDLFVEGMLDDKAKLGKFFELWREQFDKTFGVILLSPSFGINKELIEQQNKTFDTYVDMVLLGIDFITRILAVQNENIDDIIKKYFEMVEKGSQPKSFSEFYKYWAEELEHILESYFATPEYSNLLGQLSSVAMDYKIEMQKLTEKYLEETPLVTRSEMDSLYKTIYDLKKELRNAKKTQKQSSSQSKNDKEDNV; this is translated from the coding sequence ATGAATAACGATTTTTTAAAAAATATGGTAGAATCTCAAAAAAATATGATGGCAATGTGGCAAGATATGTACAAAAACATGGCGCATACAAATGATGATCCGTATACCAAAGCATTCGGAGATTTTTTAGAGATGCAAAAGAATTATATGAATTTTTTCTCCAGCTTCATGCAACCAACCTCCAACTTTGGAGAGATGCCATTTCCTTTTATGGGCATGAATCAATGGAACGAAACGCAAAAATCAATGAATGAGTATTTTGACAAGTTCAAACAATATTATAATCCGCTTGAAATCGGTAAGACTTTTTCTCCGGCGGTGAAGGATGTTTTTGAAAAGATGATGAACGCTAACACCTATTACTTGAATATGTATCAACTGTGGAGAGAGTTGGAAAATACGAATATCAAACCTGCAACTGATGAGATGAAAAAATTTTCCGCCATGCTGGTTGAGAAGTACAATCCAATCTTCAAAGATATGGTAGTTCCGCTTTTACCGCAGGAGTTTCAGCCTCTTATAAGAAACACCTTTGATTTGTTCAAGACCTATATCGATACAAGTGTCGATTTTTATACACCTTGGACAAATAACTACACGAATTTAAGAGACCTCTTTGTAGAGGGGATGCTTGATGATAAAGCTAAACTTGGAAAATTCTTTGAACTTTGGAGAGAGCAGTTTGACAAAACTTTTGGAGTTATTCTTCTGTCCCCTTCCTTCGGAATTAACAAAGAATTGATTGAACAACAGAATAAAACCTTTGATACCTATGTTGACATGGTGTTACTGGGCATTGATTTTATAACACGTATCTTAGCAGTGCAAAATGAAAACATTGATGATATCATCAAAAAGTACTTTGAAATGGTAGAAAAGGGAAGTCAACCAAAATCATTCAGCGAATTCTACAAATACTGGGCTGAAGAATTGGAACATATTTTGGAATCTTATTTTGCAACTCCTGAATATTCCAATCTTTTAGGACAACTTTCTTCTGTAGCGATGGATTACAAGATTGAGATGCAAAAATTGACTGAAAAATATCTTGAAGAGACTCCTTTGGTAACCAGAAGTGAAATGGACAGCCTCTACAAAACTATTTATGACTTAAAAAAAGAATTGAGAAATGCTAAGAAAACACAAAAACAAAGTTCTTCACAGTCCAAAAATGACAAGGAGGATAATGTGTAG
- a CDS encoding MaoC family dehydratase: MEYDEIKVGDSAKVSKCFLEEEVLDFANISTDNNPIHLDKQYAEHTVFKRNIVHGMLVSSLISSVIGTKLPGEGSIYMKQTLDFLKPVYFGEECTAEVKVISKNDKKRIIVLETSVTKEDGKTKVISGQAVIKKL, from the coding sequence ATGGAGTATGATGAAATTAAGGTAGGAGACTCTGCAAAGGTGTCGAAATGTTTTTTGGAAGAAGAAGTTCTGGACTTTGCTAATATTTCCACAGATAACAATCCAATTCACTTAGACAAACAATATGCCGAACATACCGTCTTCAAGAGGAACATTGTCCATGGGATGTTGGTTTCATCACTCATTTCTTCTGTGATAGGGACAAAACTTCCGGGAGAGGGCTCTATCTATATGAAACAGACCTTGGATTTTTTGAAACCGGTTTATTTTGGTGAAGAATGCACAGCAGAAGTGAAAGTGATATCAAAAAATGATAAGAAACGAATTATAGTTCTCGAAACCTCTGTAACTAAGGAAGACGGAAAGACAAAGGTTATCTCGGGGCAGGCAGTTATTAAAAAACTGTAG